A genomic stretch from Halobellus sp. LT62 includes:
- a CDS encoding ArsR/SmtB family transcription factor: MEAVLWYVLAGTRGGPNRVRILRALDERPRNPNQLAEELDLNYDTIRHHLEVMVDNDVVRASGDDYGAVYLPSPPARNHWETVETIINQLDS; encoded by the coding sequence ATGGAGGCCGTCCTCTGGTACGTGCTAGCCGGGACGCGAGGCGGTCCGAACCGAGTTCGTATCCTCCGCGCACTCGACGAGCGGCCCCGTAACCCGAACCAGCTCGCAGAGGAGTTGGATCTCAACTACGATACGATCCGTCACCACCTCGAGGTGATGGTCGACAACGACGTCGTGAGGGCCAGCGGCGACGACTACGGTGCGGTGTACCTCCCGTCACCGCCGGCGCGGAACCACTGGGAAACCGTCGAAACAATCATCAATCAACTCGACTCATGA
- a CDS encoding 30S ribosomal protein S9 — translation MVTNTSGKKKTAVARATVREGEGRVRIDSQPVELVEPEMARLKMLEPFRIAGEDLRSQVDIDISVSGGGFAGQADAARTAIARGLVQHLNDAELRDAYMEFDRSLLVNDVRQSESKKWGGPGARARYQKSYR, via the coding sequence ATGGTAACGAACACCTCTGGTAAGAAGAAGACGGCCGTCGCCCGCGCCACCGTGCGCGAGGGCGAGGGTCGCGTCCGAATCGACTCCCAGCCGGTCGAGCTCGTCGAACCGGAGATGGCCCGCCTGAAGATGCTGGAACCGTTCCGCATCGCCGGCGAGGATCTCCGGTCGCAGGTCGACATCGACATCAGCGTCTCCGGCGGCGGCTTCGCCGGACAGGCCGACGCCGCGCGGACGGCGATCGCCCGCGGGCTGGTTCAGCACCTCAACGACGCCGAACTCCGCGACGCGTACATGGAGTTCGACCGCTCGCTGCTCGTCAACGACGTGCGTCAGTCCGAGTCCAAGAAGTGGGGCGGACCGGGCGCGAGAGCGCGCTATCAGAAGTCCTACCGCTGA
- a CDS encoding 30S ribosomal protein S11 — MSESEVTQDKWGIAHVHASFNNTLITVTDLTGAETIVKSSGGAVVKQNRDEASPYAAMQMAESVAEEIKAAGIEGLHVRVRGPGGNDNKSPGPGAQATIRALARAGLEIGRIEDVTPIPHDGTRAPKNSRL, encoded by the coding sequence ATGAGCGAATCCGAAGTAACCCAAGACAAGTGGGGTATCGCGCACGTCCACGCGTCGTTCAACAACACGCTCATCACGGTCACGGATCTGACCGGCGCGGAGACGATCGTGAAGTCCTCCGGCGGTGCGGTCGTGAAACAGAACCGCGACGAGGCGTCGCCGTACGCGGCGATGCAGATGGCCGAGTCCGTCGCAGAGGAGATCAAAGCGGCGGGCATCGAGGGCCTGCACGTTCGCGTCCGCGGCCCGGGCGGGAACGACAACAAGAGCCCCGGCCCCGGCGCGCAGGCGACGATCCGCGCGCTGGCACGCGCCGGACTCGAGATCGGCCGCATCGAGGACGTCACGCCGATCCCGCACGACGGAACGCGAGCGCCGAAAAACAGCCGACTCTGA
- a CDS encoding 50S ribosomal protein L13 yields the protein MSLAEFDADVVVDARNCIVGRVASEVAQRAIAGETVAIVNAEDAVITGSEDDVMATYKKRADVGSDRGPHYPTRPDGIFKRAVRGMVPHKKQRGREALSNVRVYVGNPFDEDGEALDETTLDRLSNIKFLTLGEISENLGAKVTW from the coding sequence ATGAGCCTCGCAGAGTTCGACGCCGACGTCGTCGTCGACGCGCGAAACTGCATCGTCGGCCGCGTCGCCAGCGAGGTCGCCCAGCGGGCGATCGCCGGCGAGACGGTCGCCATCGTCAACGCCGAGGACGCCGTCATCACGGGGTCTGAGGACGACGTGATGGCGACGTACAAGAAGCGCGCTGACGTGGGTTCGGACCGCGGACCGCACTACCCGACGCGGCCGGACGGCATCTTCAAGCGCGCCGTGCGCGGAATGGTTCCGCACAAGAAACAGCGCGGTCGCGAAGCGCTCTCGAACGTCCGCGTCTACGTGGGCAACCCGTTCGACGAGGACGGCGAGGCGCTCGATGAGACCACGCTGGATCGACTCTCGAACATCAAGTTCCTCACGCTCGGAGAGATATCCGAGAACTTGGGGGCGAAAGTCACATGGTAA
- a CDS encoding DNA-directed RNA polymerase subunit N: MMIPVRCFTCGNVVGEHWDEFKERAREGDEDPAAVLDDLGVNRHCCRRMMVSHKDLVDVVAPYQ, translated from the coding sequence ATGATGATACCCGTCCGGTGTTTCACCTGCGGCAACGTCGTCGGCGAGCACTGGGACGAGTTCAAAGAGCGCGCCCGCGAGGGCGATGAGGACCCCGCCGCAGTGCTCGACGACCTCGGTGTCAATCGGCACTGCTGCCGACGGATGATGGTGTCGCACAAGGACCTCGTCGACGTCGTCGCCCCCTACCAATGA
- the eno gene encoding phosphopyruvate hydratase, which translates to MTRIANVSLRRILDSRGNPTVEADVLTESGGFGRAAAPSGASTGEYEAIELDPAEAIAAAREHALPRLVGEVYAGNQREVDAALHAADGSDNFSQIGANSAVAISMAAAKAGADVLGAPLYQHLGGTFRGESFPTPLGNVVGGGEHAKEATHIQEFLAAPVGAPSVSEAVFANAAVHARISEILDDRGVPAAKGDEGAWAPPISDAEAFEVVDEAVDDVSDELGFEIGFGLDMAAAELYDADEDGYVYGDEVKSTAEQVDYVAEMVTEYDLVYVEDPLDEDDYEGFAELTARVGDQTLVCGDDLFVTNVERLQAGIDADAANSILIKPNQIGSLSDAFDAIELATENGYETVISHRSGETEDTTIAHLAVATDAGFIKTGTVQGERTAKLNELIRIADDAV; encoded by the coding sequence ATGACGCGTATCGCGAACGTCTCGCTCCGTCGCATCCTCGACTCGCGGGGGAACCCGACCGTCGAGGCCGACGTCCTGACCGAGTCGGGCGGCTTCGGCCGCGCGGCAGCCCCAAGCGGGGCGAGCACTGGCGAGTACGAGGCGATCGAACTCGATCCCGCGGAGGCCATCGCCGCGGCCCGAGAGCACGCGCTCCCGCGACTCGTCGGCGAGGTCTACGCCGGAAACCAGCGCGAGGTCGACGCCGCTCTGCACGCTGCGGACGGCTCCGACAACTTCTCGCAGATCGGCGCGAACAGCGCCGTCGCCATCTCGATGGCGGCCGCGAAGGCCGGAGCTGACGTCCTCGGCGCGCCGCTGTACCAGCATTTAGGAGGTACCTTCCGTGGGGAGTCGTTCCCGACACCCCTCGGTAACGTCGTCGGCGGCGGCGAGCACGCCAAGGAGGCGACCCACATCCAGGAGTTCCTCGCCGCGCCCGTCGGCGCACCGAGCGTCTCCGAGGCCGTCTTCGCGAACGCGGCCGTCCACGCGCGCATCTCCGAGATCCTCGACGACCGCGGTGTTCCCGCGGCGAAGGGCGACGAGGGCGCGTGGGCCCCGCCGATTTCGGACGCGGAAGCGTTCGAGGTCGTCGACGAAGCCGTGGACGACGTGAGCGACGAACTCGGCTTCGAGATCGGCTTCGGTCTGGATATGGCCGCCGCCGAACTCTACGACGCCGACGAAGACGGCTACGTCTACGGCGACGAAGTCAAATCGACCGCCGAACAGGTCGACTACGTCGCAGAGATGGTCACCGAGTACGACCTCGTCTACGTCGAGGACCCCCTCGACGAGGACGACTACGAAGGCTTCGCGGAACTCACAGCGCGCGTCGGCGACCAGACGCTGGTCTGCGGCGACGACCTCTTCGTGACGAACGTCGAGCGCCTGCAGGCGGGCATCGACGCCGACGCCGCCAACTCGATCCTCATCAAGCCCAACCAGATCGGCTCGCTGTCGGACGCCTTCGACGCGATCGAACTGGCGACCGAGAACGGCTACGAGACGGTCATCTCTCACCGCTCGGGCGAGACCGAGGACACCACCATCGCACACCTCGCCGTCGCCACCGACGCCGGTTTCATCAAGACCGGTACGGTCCAAGGCGAGCGAACCGCCAAACTCAACGAACTCATCCGCATCGCGGACGACGCAGTATGA
- a CDS encoding 50S ribosomal protein L18e translates to MADASRTSLRRQIMSKTNPRLNSLIAELKAVSRESGANIWQDVADRLEKPRRTHAEVNLGRIERYAREDETVVVPGKVLGSGALQKNVTVAAVDFSSSARTKIEQVGDTVALERAIEENPEGSNVRVIR, encoded by the coding sequence CTGGCCGACGCCAGTCGCACCTCTCTCAGGAGACAGATAATGAGTAAGACGAATCCGAGACTCAACAGTCTCATCGCCGAGCTGAAGGCGGTCTCTCGCGAGTCCGGTGCCAACATCTGGCAGGACGTCGCGGACCGTCTGGAGAAGCCGCGGCGCACCCACGCGGAGGTCAACCTCGGGCGTATCGAACGGTACGCGCGCGAGGACGAGACCGTCGTCGTCCCCGGCAAAGTGCTGGGGAGTGGGGCGCTGCAAAAGAACGTTACAGTCGCGGCGGTCGACTTCTCGTCGTCCGCTCGAACGAAGATCGAACAGGTCGGGGACACCGTGGCGCTCGAACGCGCCATCGAGGAGAACCCCGAGGGAAGCAACGTGCGGGTGATCCGATGA
- a CDS encoding DNA-directed RNA polymerase subunit D, with product MTNDFEVEFIERGDREARFLVRDASPAVANGIRRAMVADVPTFSIDTVRFVENTSVMFDEMIGLRLGLVPLTTPLDDFEVGDAVTLALDVQGPATAYSGDIESSDALVQPADENIPIIELKEDQHLQFEADAVLDRGKSHAKHQGGVSVGYRHLQRVETAGDAGEFESQEPNILRGVIEEAAAADADDESATDGDLVLTDEFDNDLTNRYPGKEVEVSDVSDAFVFHVETDGSFTAEELVLRAAGSLGDRAAELEEKVAI from the coding sequence ATGACGAACGATTTCGAGGTCGAGTTCATCGAACGCGGCGACCGGGAAGCCCGGTTCCTCGTCCGCGACGCGTCGCCAGCCGTCGCTAACGGCATCCGCCGAGCGATGGTGGCCGACGTCCCGACGTTCAGCATCGATACCGTGCGGTTCGTCGAGAACACCTCGGTTATGTTCGACGAGATGATCGGGCTTCGGCTGGGACTCGTCCCGCTGACCACGCCGCTCGACGACTTCGAGGTCGGCGACGCCGTCACCCTCGCACTCGACGTGCAGGGTCCGGCGACGGCGTACTCCGGCGACATCGAGTCGTCGGACGCGCTCGTCCAACCGGCCGACGAGAACATCCCCATCATCGAGCTGAAAGAGGACCAACACCTCCAGTTCGAGGCCGACGCGGTCCTCGACAGGGGGAAGTCGCACGCCAAACATCAGGGCGGTGTCTCCGTCGGCTACCGACACCTCCAGCGCGTGGAGACCGCCGGCGACGCCGGCGAGTTCGAGTCCCAAGAACCGAACATCCTCCGCGGTGTGATCGAGGAGGCGGCCGCAGCGGACGCCGACGACGAGAGCGCCACGGACGGCGACCTCGTCCTCACCGACGAGTTCGACAACGACCTCACGAACCGGTATCCGGGGAAAGAGGTCGAGGTAAGCGACGTGTCAGACGCGTTCGTCTTCCACGTGGAGACAGACGGGTCGTTCACCGCCGAGGAGCTCGTGCTTCGCGCCGCCGGATCGCTCGGCGACCGCGCAGCGGAACTCGAAGAGAAAGTCGCGATATAG
- a CDS encoding DNA-directed RNA polymerase subunit K, which translates to MSGKTQYNRYEKARILGARALQVSYGAPVLVDTDQSEPILVAAEEYDAGVLPFTVKREGN; encoded by the coding sequence ATGAGCGGAAAAACACAGTACAACCGGTACGAGAAGGCCCGAATCCTCGGCGCACGAGCGCTGCAGGTATCTTACGGCGCGCCCGTCCTCGTCGACACCGACCAGTCGGAACCGATCCTGGTCGCCGCCGAGGAGTACGACGCCGGGGTCCTCCCGTTCACGGTCAAGCGAGAGGGGAACTGA
- a CDS encoding DUF2064 domain-containing protein translates to MTVVAVLVDPPRPGHSLSRLAQTSPLSESEAADLVEAMLGDTLRAVERSGGELLVNYRPDDLLPEPAVDPDESPEESIRAVADDALESPEAARFEVQVGSSFSARAGNTVTHLLRDEGVQSAAVVRGDAPFVLRSTIDSAAMKLRTNDVVLGPSTDGRVYFAGFKAPIDFDGAFVSPEMETLVDRANDADRDVGFMQMQPTVRAGSDLATLVSTIRSRWQAGRVVPERTAEFVVDNGLAVVGDADDELRVVRD, encoded by the coding sequence ATGACAGTCGTCGCCGTTCTGGTCGATCCGCCGCGTCCGGGGCACTCGCTCTCGCGGCTCGCGCAGACGAGCCCGCTCTCCGAATCGGAGGCCGCCGACCTCGTCGAGGCGATGCTGGGAGACACCCTCCGCGCCGTCGAGCGATCGGGCGGCGAACTACTCGTGAACTACCGCCCGGACGACCTGCTTCCAGAGCCGGCCGTCGACCCCGACGAGTCGCCCGAAGAGTCGATTCGAGCCGTCGCCGACGACGCGCTCGAATCGCCCGAGGCGGCCCGATTCGAGGTGCAGGTCGGCTCGTCGTTCTCCGCGCGGGCGGGAAACACCGTCACACATCTCCTGCGCGATGAGGGCGTCCAGTCCGCGGCGGTCGTCCGCGGCGACGCCCCCTTCGTGCTCCGCTCGACGATCGATTCAGCGGCGATGAAGCTCCGAACGAACGACGTGGTGCTCGGTCCGTCGACGGACGGGCGCGTCTACTTCGCGGGATTCAAAGCGCCGATCGACTTCGACGGCGCGTTCGTCTCTCCCGAGATGGAGACGCTCGTCGACCGCGCGAACGACGCCGACCGCGACGTCGGATTTATGCAGATGCAGCCGACCGTCCGGGCCGGCTCGGACCTCGCGACGCTCGTCTCGACGATCCGCTCCCGCTGGCAGGCCGGACGGGTCGTCCCCGAGCGAACGGCGGAGTTCGTCGTCGACAACGGACTGGCCGTCGTCGGCGACGCGGACGACGAACTGCGAGTGGTGCGGGACTGA
- a CDS encoding uracil-DNA glycosylase, whose product MDAEQDSLANPFSMDASCTNCEDLCDVRTNVVHGYGDVGGEFLFVAERPHAGADRTGVPFTGDEAGERLQSILGELGFARSEPDADEPDLQNVFLTYLTRCRHPDRRPTDAEIQTCEPYLNAEIRMINPEIIVPIGQRTLDALATDYTTNRPGDVDVEEAHATTIRGRGFELVPMVELERQTDEQTAAFVEHLLENIFSRDYRQTKGRRGR is encoded by the coding sequence ATGGACGCCGAACAGGACTCGCTGGCGAACCCGTTCAGTATGGACGCGTCGTGCACGAACTGCGAGGACCTCTGCGACGTCAGAACGAACGTCGTGCACGGCTACGGCGACGTCGGCGGCGAGTTCCTCTTCGTCGCGGAGCGACCGCACGCGGGGGCCGACCGGACCGGCGTCCCGTTCACCGGCGACGAGGCGGGCGAACGCCTCCAGTCGATCCTCGGCGAGCTCGGCTTCGCGCGCTCGGAGCCGGATGCCGACGAGCCCGATCTCCAAAACGTCTTTCTCACCTACCTCACGCGCTGTCGCCATCCCGATCGGCGGCCGACCGACGCGGAGATCCAGACGTGTGAGCCCTACCTGAACGCCGAGATCCGGATGATCAACCCCGAGATCATCGTTCCGATCGGTCAGCGTACGCTCGACGCGCTCGCGACTGACTACACGACGAACCGCCCCGGCGACGTCGACGTCGAGGAGGCGCACGCGACGACGATCCGCGGCCGCGGGTTCGAGCTCGTTCCGATGGTCGAACTGGAGCGTCAGACCGACGAGCAGACCGCGGCGTTCGTCGAGCACCTCCTCGAAAACATCTTTTCTCGTGACTACCGGCAGACGAAGGGTCGTCGGGGACGGTAG
- a CDS encoding thioredoxin family protein: MSTDASTTDATPERPVALDSEADLDEFVQSHDRVLVDFYTEGCTLCASIEPVVGNVARAHEDLAVATINPRDDPSLIDRFAITSAPTLLLFEGGELVGRLADGFQGGDAIDAFLESPLD; this comes from the coding sequence ATGAGTACCGACGCTTCGACCACTGACGCGACACCGGAACGCCCCGTCGCCCTCGACAGCGAGGCTGATCTCGACGAGTTCGTCCAGTCTCACGACCGCGTCCTCGTCGACTTCTACACGGAGGGTTGTACACTCTGTGCGAGCATCGAACCCGTCGTCGGCAACGTCGCTCGCGCACACGAGGATCTCGCGGTCGCGACGATCAACCCCCGCGACGACCCGTCGCTGATCGATCGGTTCGCGATCACGAGCGCCCCGACGCTTCTGCTCTTCGAGGGCGGCGAACTCGTCGGCAGACTGGCCGACGGCTTTCAGGGCGGCGACGCGATCGATGCGTTTCTCGAATCGCCCCTCGACTGA
- a CDS encoding 30S ribosomal protein S4 yields MATGNNTKRYETPNHPFQGERIVQEGDLLGRYGLKNKEELWRAQSELRNYRREARRLIGDAQGDLDAAEAAGEEFLTRLRRYGVLSEGDDISRVLGLDVTDILERRLQTVAYRKGLASTPQQARQFIVHGHVVVDDARVTRPSKTVEVTEEDSIAFDERSPLADELHPERAEGQE; encoded by the coding sequence ATGGCGACCGGAAACAACACCAAGCGGTACGAGACGCCGAACCACCCGTTCCAAGGCGAGCGAATCGTCCAAGAGGGTGACCTTCTCGGCCGCTACGGCCTGAAGAACAAAGAGGAGCTCTGGCGCGCCCAGTCGGAGCTTCGTAACTACCGACGCGAGGCCCGACGCCTCATCGGCGACGCCCAGGGCGACTTGGACGCCGCCGAGGCGGCCGGCGAGGAGTTCCTCACCCGGCTCCGCCGCTACGGCGTCCTCTCGGAGGGCGACGACATCAGTCGCGTCCTCGGGCTCGACGTCACCGACATTCTCGAACGCCGACTGCAGACCGTCGCGTACCGGAAGGGGCTCGCGAGTACGCCCCAGCAGGCGCGGCAGTTCATCGTCCACGGGCACGTCGTCGTCGACGACGCGCGCGTCACGCGCCCGTCGAAGACGGTCGAAGTCACCGAAGAGGACAGCATCGCGTTCGACGAGCGGAGTCCGCTCGCGGACGAGCTACACCCCGAGCGCGCGGAGGGGCAGGAGTAA
- the moaA gene encoding GTP 3',8-cyclase MoaA translates to MLEDDFGREVSGVRVSLTDRCNFDCVYCHNEGLGDTRGPMDAQDDEMTADEVVRFLEVVSEFGVGKVKFTGGEPMLRGDLEEIIERTPDSMEVSLTTNGTFLPGRAAALKEAGLERVNVSQDALDREAFAEITKSGAYDKVIEGVEAALDAGLDPVKLNMVVFEHTAGYVEGMVDHVAENPGLQLQLIEYMPELTGRPEWNIDIERVHNWLEEKADRVETREMHNRRRYYVGEGMVEIVDPVENPNFCANCHRVRVTHEGYLKGCLNRNDDLRPMGEMSREEIRETFRETVANRVPYYGEYMIKEEGEWVVNDEYIDAPVTHS, encoded by the coding sequence ATGCTCGAAGACGACTTCGGGCGCGAGGTGTCTGGCGTTCGCGTCTCTCTGACGGACCGATGCAACTTCGACTGCGTCTACTGTCACAACGAGGGGCTCGGCGACACCCGCGGCCCGATGGACGCCCAGGACGACGAGATGACCGCCGACGAGGTCGTTCGGTTCCTCGAAGTGGTCTCGGAGTTCGGGGTCGGGAAGGTGAAGTTCACCGGCGGCGAGCCGATGCTGCGCGGTGACCTCGAGGAGATCATCGAGCGCACGCCGGACTCGATGGAGGTCTCGCTCACGACGAACGGGACGTTCCTGCCGGGGCGGGCGGCGGCACTCAAAGAAGCGGGTCTCGAACGGGTCAACGTTTCCCAAGACGCGCTCGACCGCGAGGCGTTCGCGGAGATCACCAAATCCGGCGCGTACGACAAGGTGATCGAGGGCGTCGAAGCCGCACTCGACGCCGGACTCGACCCGGTGAAGCTGAATATGGTCGTCTTCGAACACACCGCGGGCTACGTCGAGGGGATGGTCGACCACGTCGCCGAGAACCCGGGCCTCCAGCTCCAGCTCATCGAATATATGCCCGAGTTGACGGGGCGTCCCGAGTGGAACATCGACATCGAACGCGTTCACAACTGGCTCGAAGAGAAGGCCGATCGCGTCGAAACCAGAGAGATGCACAACCGTCGCCGCTACTACGTGGGTGAGGGGATGGTCGAGATCGTCGACCCCGTCGAGAACCCGAACTTCTGTGCGAACTGCCACCGCGTGCGCGTCACCCACGAGGGCTATCTAAAGGGCTGTCTCAACCGCAACGACGACCTGCGTCCGATGGGTGAAATGAGCAGAGAGGAGATCCGCGAGACGTTCCGCGAGACGGTCGCAAACCGGGTGCCGTACTACGGCGAGTATATGATCAAAGAGGAGGGCGAGTGGGTCGTCAACGACGAGTACATCGACGCGCCCGTTACGCACTCCTGA
- a CDS encoding ferritin-like domain-containing protein → MNPTDNTEDSKTRRGFLGATAALGSIALAGCMGDDGSDDAMSTTEQTESPTAMPTEEPTEQTTEAPMPAPDVPILNYALTLEHLENAFYRDGLEEFSDDELMNADVLSEFGDRIRMEVPDYLRTVGAHEAAHVSALTDTVEALNGTPVEEGEYNFGYTTPTEFFQVAMALENTGVAAYAGAAPQVVNNDILAAAAGIHSVEARHAGFLNMVNGETPFPDVVDEAQSIDEVLEIAGQFVTSEVDPSVYETDDSRPEPDRTVEDDTSDLDVLNYALTLEHLENAFYRDGLEEFSDDELMNADVLSEFGDRVRMNVPDHLRTVGEHEAAHVQAITDTVNELGGDPVEEAEYDFGYETPSEFFGVARALENTGVAAYKGAAPTVSNDAVFNAAIGIHSVEARHANFLNELNGMSPFPNGVDEPQTMEEVTEIAGQFIVQN, encoded by the coding sequence ATGAATCCAACCGACAACACCGAAGATAGCAAGACCCGCCGCGGCTTCCTCGGGGCAACCGCAGCACTCGGCTCAATCGCACTCGCGGGCTGTATGGGCGACGATGGCAGCGACGACGCGATGTCGACGACCGAACAGACTGAGTCCCCCACGGCGATGCCGACCGAAGAGCCGACCGAACAGACGACGGAAGCGCCGATGCCAGCACCGGACGTCCCGATTCTCAACTACGCACTGACGTTGGAACACCTCGAAAACGCGTTCTACCGCGACGGCCTCGAGGAGTTCAGCGATGACGAGCTAATGAACGCCGACGTGCTCTCTGAGTTCGGCGACCGCATCCGGATGGAAGTCCCCGACTACCTGCGCACGGTCGGTGCCCACGAGGCCGCCCACGTCTCAGCGCTCACCGACACGGTGGAAGCCCTCAACGGAACCCCGGTAGAGGAAGGTGAGTACAATTTCGGATACACCACCCCCACAGAGTTCTTCCAAGTCGCGATGGCGCTGGAAAACACCGGCGTCGCCGCCTACGCCGGGGCGGCACCGCAAGTCGTCAACAACGACATTTTGGCCGCGGCGGCGGGGATTCACAGCGTTGAGGCGCGTCACGCGGGCTTCCTGAATATGGTCAACGGCGAAACGCCGTTCCCCGATGTCGTCGACGAGGCGCAATCCATCGACGAAGTGCTCGAAATCGCCGGACAGTTCGTCACCAGCGAAGTCGACCCGAGCGTGTACGAGACCGACGACTCGCGCCCCGAACCGGATCGGACCGTCGAGGACGATACGAGCGATCTCGACGTCCTCAACTACGCGCTGACGTTGGAGCACCTCGAAAACGCGTTCTATCGCGATGGTCTCGAGGAGTTCAGCGACGACGAACTGATGAACGCCGACGTCCTCTCGGAGTTCGGCGACCGCGTCCGGATGAACGTGCCGGATCACCTCCGAACCGTCGGCGAACACGAGGCGGCTCACGTGCAGGCGATCACTGACACCGTGAACGAACTCGGTGGGGACCCGGTCGAAGAGGCCGAGTACGACTTCGGTTACGAGACGCCGAGCGAGTTCTTCGGCGTTGCAAGAGCGCTCGAAAACACCGGCGTCGCCGCCTACAAGGGCGCGGCACCGACTGTCTCGAATGACGCCGTCTTCAACGCTGCAATCGGAATCCACAGCGTCGAAGCCCGGCACGCGAACTTCCTCAACGAACTGAACGGTATGTCACCGTTCCCCAACGGCGTCGACGAGCCGCAGACGATGGAGGAAGTCACGGAGATCGCAGGGCAGTTCATCGTTCAGAACTGA
- a CDS encoding 30S ribosomal protein S13 produces the protein MSAEEPQDDAPEEEEDLRYFVRIGQTDLDGTKTVERSLSDMKGIGKRTARIVADAADVDRHATFGLLEDDEIDSVVEVVESFDEHVPEWMANRRSDFFSGATTHETGSDLEEKRRHDINRMKMIDSYKGVRHQRGQKVRGQRTKSTGRTEGTIGVNVEAIKEEAAEEAAAAAEEGDEE, from the coding sequence ATGAGTGCAGAAGAACCACAGGACGACGCTCCCGAGGAGGAGGAAGACCTCCGATACTTCGTCCGGATCGGTCAGACCGACCTTGACGGAACGAAGACGGTAGAGCGGAGTCTCAGCGACATGAAAGGAATCGGCAAGCGCACGGCGCGCATCGTTGCCGACGCCGCGGACGTGGACCGACACGCGACGTTCGGTCTGCTCGAGGACGACGAGATCGACTCCGTCGTCGAGGTCGTCGAGAGCTTCGACGAACACGTCCCCGAGTGGATGGCCAACCGCCGAAGCGACTTCTTCAGCGGAGCGACCACCCACGAGACCGGCTCGGACCTCGAAGAGAAGCGCCGCCACGACATCAACCGCATGAAAATGATCGACTCCTACAAGGGCGTCCGCCACCAGCGCGGACAGAAGGTCCGCGGACAGCGGACGAAGTCCACCGGCCGCACTGAGGGAACGATCGGCGTCAACGTCGAGGCGATCAAAGAGGAGGCGGCCGAGGAGGCCGCCGCCGCCGCCGAGGAAGGCGACGAGGAATAA
- the rpsB gene encoding 30S ribosomal protein S2, protein MTENDNDAVEVVDDDSEVAEAAAEDVEATEADAETTEPVAEAAEEVDADDGAAADEAAEAEADPEPTFDEDVMPDDEADLLIPVEDYLSAGVHIGTQQKTEDMERFIHRVRDDGLYVLDVSQTDSRIRTAADFLANYDPEQILVTSSRQYGRFPATKFADAVGARARTGRFIPGTLTNPDYAGYIEPDVVVVTDPIGDAQAVKEAITVGIPVIAMCDSNNQTSNVDLVVPTNNKGRRALSVVYWLLANETLDRRGTDTVYALEDFEDEI, encoded by the coding sequence ATGACTGAGAACGACAACGACGCGGTCGAAGTCGTCGACGACGATTCCGAGGTGGCCGAGGCGGCCGCCGAAGACGTCGAAGCGACCGAGGCCGACGCTGAGACGACCGAACCGGTCGCCGAGGCCGCCGAGGAGGTCGACGCCGACGACGGCGCGGCCGCCGACGAGGCTGCCGAGGCCGAAGCAGACCCCGAGCCGACGTTCGACGAGGACGTGATGCCCGACGACGAGGCAGACCTCCTCATCCCCGTCGAGGACTACCTCTCTGCGGGCGTCCACATCGGGACCCAGCAGAAGACCGAGGACATGGAGCGGTTCATCCACCGCGTCCGCGACGACGGGCTGTACGTGCTGGACGTCAGCCAGACCGACTCGCGGATCCGGACGGCCGCGGACTTCCTCGCGAACTACGACCCCGAGCAGATCCTGGTCACGAGCTCGCGGCAGTACGGCCGCTTCCCGGCGACGAAGTTCGCCGACGCAGTCGGCGCGCGCGCTCGCACCGGCCGGTTCATCCCGGGCACGCTGACGAACCCCGACTACGCCGGCTACATCGAGCCCGACGTCGTCGTCGTCACCGACCCGATCGGTGACGCCCAAGCGGTGAAGGAGGCCATCACGGTCGGCATTCCCGTCATCGCGATGTGCGACTCGAACAACCAGACCAGCAACGTCGACCTCGTCGTCCCGACGAATAACAAGGGTCGACGCGCGCTGTCGGTCGTCTACTGGCTGCTCGCCAACGAGACGCTCGACCGCCGCGGCACCGACACCGTCTACGCCCTCGAAGACTTCGAGGACGAGATCTAA